The Drosophila nasuta strain 15112-1781.00 chromosome 2L, ASM2355853v1, whole genome shotgun sequence genome window below encodes:
- the LOC132791397 gene encoding ficolin-1-like, translated as MRNSLIILCFLSLTWVNLISGRSVDQDAPVLTDVEKLSRLEFLEKQNLEYKERLSEYEKSDCQMFKNSSDIYIVYLPGIEPFAAPCESRIEDGGWTVIQRRLEGNINFQRSWNEYREGFGDLRGDFFIGLEKLHRMTTAHTQELLVFYERSLLETTQEIYRNFLIGSEQEEYVLKSAKSNGLLGFRGTIGKKFSTYDRDNDEYWLDNCAKIYNGGWWFGKCIPEVVASNPNGPYLPEVTSKSRGIVFAGFKGIRAVQMMIRPQRKEDKKDPFGLKWE; from the exons ATGCGAAATTCTCTAATAATTCTGTGCTTTCTATCGTTGACATGggtcaatttaatttcaggTCGTAGCGTGGATCAGGATG CTCCAGTATTGACTGACGTCGAAAAGCTCAGCAGGCTCGAGTTTCTTGAAAAACAGAATTTAGAGTATAAAGAGCGACTGAGTGAATATGAGAAGAGCGATTGTCAAATGTTTAAAAACTCCTCCGATATTTACATCGTTTATTTGCCTGGAATTGAACCTTTTGCCGCACCCTGTGAATCACGTATTGAGGATGGCGGATGGACTGTTATTCAGAGGCGACTCGAAGGCAACATCAACTTTCAGCGAAGCTGGAATGAATATCGAGAAGGTTTCGGCGACTTGAGAGGAGATTTCTTCATTGGCTTGGAGAAGCTTCATAGAATGACCACAGCGCATACACAGGAATTATTAGTCTTTTATGAAAGATCGCTTCTGGAGACGACGcaagaaatataccgcaattTCTTAATTGGTTCCGAACAGGAAGAATATGTGCTAAAGTCAGCAAAGTCGAACGGGTTACTTGGATTTAGAGGAACTATTGGCAAAAAATTCTCAACCTATGATCGAGATAACGATGAGTATTGGTTGGATAACTGTGCGAAAATTTATAACGGTGGCTGGTGGTTCGGCAAGTGCATCCCAGAAGTTGTCGCCTCCAATCCGAATGGACCCTATTTGCCCGAAGTTACCTCTAAATCTAGGGGAATTGTGTTTGCGGGCTTCAAAGGTATTCGAGCAGTGCAAATGATGATTCGTCCACAAAGGAAAGAGGATAAAAAAGATCCATTTGGCTTGAAGTGGGAGTAG